Proteins from one Clostridium cellulovorans 743B genomic window:
- the asrC gene encoding sulfite reductase subunit C, giving the protein MLDINTKGLKKNAFRVTKERGKTAIRIRVPGGHMEVKYLSTLQEVAEKFGNGTLHITIRQGFELPGIDMKDMPEVNKMLQPVIEGLEINQEVPGKGYTAAGTRNVSACIGNRVCPFANYDTTTFANKIEKAIFPNDYHVKIALTGCPNDCIKARMQDFGIIGMTEPQYDPYRCIGCQACVTNCKKRATGALSFENFKVVRDHSKCIGCGECVGKCPTNAWTRSAEKYYKLAIMGRTGKKNPRLAQDFITWVDEESIIKIILNTYDYIHEYIDKDAPGGKEHIGYIVDRTGYQEYKKWALKDVKLGPLAIVAENINW; this is encoded by the coding sequence ATGTTAGATATTAATACTAAAGGATTAAAAAAGAATGCTTTCCGTGTTACAAAGGAAAGAGGAAAAACTGCTATCAGAATCCGTGTGCCTGGTGGTCATATGGAAGTAAAATATCTTTCAACACTTCAAGAAGTTGCAGAAAAGTTTGGTAATGGGACTCTACACATAACAATTAGGCAGGGGTTTGAGTTACCAGGAATAGATATGAAGGATATGCCAGAGGTTAATAAAATGCTTCAGCCAGTGATTGAAGGTCTTGAGATAAATCAAGAGGTTCCTGGCAAGGGATATACTGCTGCAGGCACAAGAAATGTATCAGCTTGTATTGGAAATAGAGTCTGTCCTTTCGCTAATTATGATACAACAACCTTTGCAAATAAGATTGAGAAAGCTATATTTCCTAACGACTATCATGTGAAGATTGCTTTAACAGGATGTCCAAATGATTGTATCAAGGCTAGAATGCAGGATTTTGGAATAATCGGAATGACAGAACCACAATACGATCCTTATAGATGTATAGGCTGTCAAGCTTGCGTAACAAACTGTAAAAAGAGAGCAACTGGAGCTCTTAGCTTTGAAAATTTCAAGGTTGTTAGAGATCACAGTAAATGTATTGGTTGTGGCGAATGTGTTGGGAAATGTCCAACAAATGCCTGGACAAGAAGTGCAGAAAAATATTATAAGCTAGCGATCATGGGTAGAACTGGTAAGAAGAATCCAAGACTTGCACAGGATTTCATAACTTGGGTAGATGAAGAAAGTATAATAAAAATTATCCTTAACACCTATGATTATATCCATGAATATATCGATAAGGATGCTCCAGGCGGAAAAGAGCATATCGGTTATATAGTTGATAGAACAGGTTACCAAGAATACAAGAAATGGGCGCTTAAAGATGTAAAACTTGGACCTTTAGCGATAGTGGCTGAAAATATTAATTGGTAG
- a CDS encoding helix-turn-helix transcriptional regulator, translating into MKNKVKEFRKQLKLTQDELAQELGVTRQTINAIENNKYNPTLELALKMSRFLGVSTESLFILD; encoded by the coding sequence ATGAAGAATAAAGTTAAAGAGTTTAGAAAGCAACTAAAATTAACTCAAGATGAATTAGCACAAGAACTTGGTGTAACACGACAAACGATTAATGCAATTGAAAACAACAAATATAATCCAACCCTTGAATTAGCTCTTAAAATGAGTAGGTTTTTAGGAGTATCTACTGAATCATTATTTATACTTGATTAG
- a CDS encoding dockerin type I domain-containing protein translates to MLKKALLSVFMGAAVLLGSIAPQTITTTAATARQMENLDRGVVAVKVSNGVFVSWRVLGTEATNVSYNLYRDSVKVANITGASNYIDASGTTTSKYSVSAVVNGVEQSKSTAVSVLGNNYMQLPLQIPAGGKTPDGVAYTYNANDCSVGDLDGDGQYEIVLKWDPSNSKDNSQKGYTGNVFLDAYEMNGTRLWRIDLGKNIRAGAHYTQFMVYDLNGDGKAEVACKTSDGTKDGVGTVIGNASADYRNSSGYILSGPEYLTIFQGSNGKALNTINYEPGRGTVSSWGDSYGNRVDRFLGCIAYLDGVHPSLVMCRGYYTRAVLVAYDWNGSTLTKRWTFDSNTSGNSGYAGQGNHNLSVADVDSDGKDEIIYGGCTIDDSGKGLYTTGLRHGDALHVSDLDPSRHGLEVWSCHEDTSGNGGIGGSFRDAKTGQVLWSFKAANDTGRACSADVTAAYPGEEVWASGSSLYSSKGENIGNRPGPVNFAIWWDGDELRELLDDTTISKYGGGNLLSVSDCDSNNTTKATPCLQADILGDWREEVIWRTTDNKYLRIYTTTATTSRRIYTLMHDPVYRMGVAWQNVAYNQPPHTGFFLGSGMSTPPTPAIKLVGATTPTNPTAPTTILDGQYIKSLVVKDTNNASDWSIQSNLKVGDPVYGDRTNKFTVIPSKLLGSEWIRTACDSKTYTSDLASFTTKSDVSVYVGIDARISSIPAWLSSWTNTGETLTNDSDVTFNLYKKDFSTNSNVVLGTNSASSSAVNYTAIVVKNTPSSLIYGDVNGDSAVNAIDYAFMKKYLLGTTTSMPSPNWQKVGDLNSDGVINAIDYAYLKKYLLGSITKLPV, encoded by the coding sequence ATGTTAAAAAAAGCGCTTTTAAGTGTTTTCATGGGTGCAGCAGTGTTACTAGGCTCTATTGCCCCGCAAACAATCACAACAACGGCAGCAACAGCACGACAAATGGAAAATTTAGACCGTGGCGTAGTTGCTGTAAAAGTAAGTAACGGAGTTTTTGTAAGCTGGCGTGTGCTAGGTACTGAAGCAACAAATGTATCTTATAACCTTTATCGCGATTCAGTAAAGGTAGCTAATATTACGGGGGCTAGCAACTATATTGATGCGTCAGGTACAACAACTTCAAAATACTCGGTAAGTGCCGTTGTTAATGGTGTAGAACAATCAAAATCAACTGCTGTAAGTGTTTTAGGAAATAACTACATGCAACTTCCACTACAAATCCCAGCAGGTGGAAAAACTCCTGATGGAGTGGCTTATACGTACAATGCAAATGATTGTAGCGTAGGTGATTTAGATGGTGATGGACAATATGAAATCGTTTTGAAATGGGATCCATCAAACTCAAAAGATAACTCTCAAAAAGGTTATACAGGTAATGTATTCCTTGACGCTTATGAAATGAATGGAACTCGCCTATGGAGAATAGACCTAGGTAAAAATATCCGTGCCGGTGCACATTATACTCAATTCATGGTATATGACTTAAATGGTGATGGAAAAGCTGAAGTAGCTTGTAAAACATCTGATGGTACAAAGGATGGAGTTGGAACTGTCATTGGAAATGCCAGTGCAGATTATCGTAATTCCTCAGGTTACATATTATCTGGACCAGAATATTTAACTATTTTCCAAGGAAGTAATGGTAAAGCTCTTAATACAATAAATTATGAGCCTGGCAGAGGAACAGTTTCTAGTTGGGGAGATTCTTATGGTAACCGTGTAGACCGTTTCTTAGGCTGTATCGCTTATCTAGATGGTGTACATCCAAGCCTTGTTATGTGTCGTGGATATTATACACGTGCAGTACTTGTTGCTTATGATTGGAATGGTTCAACTCTTACAAAACGTTGGACTTTCGATAGTAATACTAGTGGAAATTCAGGTTATGCTGGACAAGGTAACCATAACCTTAGTGTAGCAGACGTTGATAGTGATGGAAAAGACGAAATAATCTATGGTGGTTGTACTATAGATGACAGCGGTAAAGGTTTATATACTACTGGTTTAAGACATGGTGACGCATTACATGTAAGTGATTTAGATCCAAGTCGTCATGGTCTTGAAGTTTGGAGTTGTCACGAAGATACTAGTGGTAATGGTGGTATTGGAGGATCTTTCCGTGATGCAAAAACAGGACAAGTGTTATGGAGTTTTAAAGCAGCTAATGATACTGGAAGAGCTTGCTCAGCTGACGTTACAGCAGCTTATCCTGGAGAAGAAGTATGGGCTTCTGGTTCATCACTTTATAGTAGCAAAGGAGAAAATATAGGTAATAGGCCTGGTCCTGTTAACTTCGCTATTTGGTGGGATGGAGACGAACTTCGTGAACTTCTAGATGATACTACTATTTCTAAGTATGGTGGCGGAAACTTACTTTCTGTCAGCGACTGTGATTCAAATAATACTACAAAAGCTACTCCATGTTTACAAGCAGATATCCTTGGTGATTGGCGTGAAGAAGTAATCTGGAGAACAACTGACAATAAATATCTACGTATTTATACAACTACAGCTACTACAAGCCGTCGTATTTACACTTTAATGCATGACCCTGTATATCGTATGGGAGTTGCTTGGCAAAACGTAGCTTATAATCAACCACCTCACACTGGTTTCTTCCTTGGAAGTGGTATGTCAACACCTCCAACACCAGCTATCAAATTAGTAGGCGCTACTACGCCAACTAACCCAACAGCTCCAACAACAATTCTAGATGGACAATACATAAAATCTTTAGTGGTAAAGGATACGAACAATGCTTCTGATTGGTCAATTCAATCAAATTTAAAGGTTGGAGACCCAGTTTATGGAGACCGCACAAATAAATTTACTGTTATTCCAAGTAAGCTTTTAGGATCAGAATGGATAAGAACAGCTTGTGATTCTAAAACATATACATCAGATTTAGCATCCTTTACTACAAAATCAGATGTTTCCGTTTATGTAGGTATAGATGCAAGAATTTCAAGTATACCAGCGTGGTTAAGTAGTTGGACAAACACTGGTGAAACTTTAACTAATGATTCAGACGTTACATTTAATCTTTATAAAAAGGATTTCTCCACAAACTCCAATGTAGTTCTTGGAACTAATAGTGCTTCAAGCAGTGCAGTGAATTACACTGCCATCGTTGTGAAGAATACTCCTTCATCATTAATATACGGGGATGTGAATGGTGATAGTGCCGTTAATGCCATAGATTATGCTTTTATGAAAAAATATCTTTTAGGGACAACTACCTCTATGCCTTCACCAAATTGGCAAAAGGTTGGAGATTTAAACTCAGACGGTGTGATTAATGCTATTGATTATGCATATCTCAAAAAGTATTTGTTAGGATCAATAACTAAACTCCCAGTATAA
- a CDS encoding InlB B-repeat-containing protein has protein sequence MKKKLWKKLMMFFLTLIMFIGIIPVMKFENTQVYASVSSINPVADTFIDDLSFPAGIGATGDTSTAPYTVNWVGTKSGYVENSKTALKYDLSGITGTITDAKLRLFAAELPTGGTTFDLYSATDDSWTNNTTTIPTQGNLLKYDIAVSAQNQWVEVDVINFINIEKAGDGIASFILTSPNPATAIAFSSLEDTVYKPELVLTVINNSTITTTTGTFDKIFSAQADVLTNVTFNGNTLTSITNEGVSLVENSDYTVVGNKVTIKKEYLATQPVGTTNLVFNFSGGDPQTLEITITDTTPAISYTVTFQDYDGTIIGTEQTVSYGRAAIAPIDPIREGYNFTGWDKEFKNVTSDLIITATYEIPNYTVIFKDYDGTVIGTQGVTYGGFAVAPTSPIRAGHTFVGWDTTFDNITSDLVVTAMYSSDNYSVTFKDYDGTVIGIPQTVAYGEAAIAPIDPVRNEYIFIGWDKSFNNVTGDLIVTAMYASNYSTVTFKDYDGTVIGTPQTVAYGSAAVAPSEPTREGYKFIGWDTTFDNVTGDLTVTATYVISQYTVTFRDYDGTVIGTPQTVDYGAVATAPTSPLRTGFVFVGWDKSFDNIISDLTVTATYGIRYYTVLFKDYDGTVIGNAQTVAYGEAAVAPTAQRQGYTFKNWDKTFDYITENLVITAIYEANQYTVTFKDYDGVVIGEAQVVKFGDAAVAPAEPARLGYTFIGWDTAFDKVQGDLIVTATYAIDKFTVTFKDYDGTVIGTPQTIDYGKDAVTPEDPIRVGYEFTGWDKTFDNVTEDLFVTATYITGKAYTMDPTAVDSNTNEFKSLVGYFESGKNTIVINDAAANLIIPASVVAATDLVGAEYIKVSRKIVSGTSKDTLVGKMPKETSLVGNVINFKLQVFDKDNDLIKDIHNFANEQKVKISIKLTGEDIKDLYTDRLSMYYFDETEDTWVELGGSFNKTTMEFEYNTSHFTNFAVLEKQQTTATDNSGQDTTTNNNGQSTTTNGNGTTTTNGTDQNTTSTGENTASSNTTSGESTSSNNTTTSSQATGEQIDLPKTGSAIDFRVLIIIGGALILGGALIVGGVFLIKRKSK, from the coding sequence ATGAAGAAAAAATTGTGGAAAAAGTTAATGATGTTTTTCTTAACACTAATTATGTTTATTGGAATAATACCTGTAATGAAATTTGAGAATACTCAAGTTTATGCGTCTGTTTCAAGTATTAACCCAGTAGCAGATACTTTTATAGATGACCTTTCTTTCCCTGCTGGTATAGGGGCTACCGGTGATACAAGCACAGCTCCTTATACAGTAAACTGGGTGGGAACTAAAAGCGGATATGTTGAAAATTCAAAGACTGCGCTTAAGTATGATTTAAGTGGAATCACTGGCACGATAACTGATGCTAAGTTAAGATTATTTGCAGCAGAATTGCCTACAGGTGGTACAACCTTTGATTTGTATAGTGCCACTGATGATAGTTGGACAAACAATACAACAACTATTCCAACTCAAGGAAATTTGCTTAAATATGATATAGCTGTTTCTGCGCAAAATCAATGGGTAGAGGTTGATGTAATTAATTTTATAAATATTGAAAAAGCAGGAGATGGAATTGCATCCTTTATATTAACATCTCCAAATCCAGCAACGGCTATAGCTTTTTCTTCTCTTGAAGATACTGTTTATAAGCCAGAACTTGTATTAACAGTAATAAACAACAGTACGATTACTACAACCACAGGAACTTTTGATAAGATATTTTCAGCTCAAGCAGATGTATTAACCAATGTTACATTCAATGGAAATACTTTAACTAGTATAACAAATGAGGGAGTTTCCTTAGTTGAAAATAGTGATTACACTGTAGTAGGAAATAAAGTAACTATTAAAAAGGAATATCTCGCAACACAACCAGTTGGAACTACTAATCTTGTATTCAATTTTAGTGGAGGAGATCCACAAACCTTAGAAATTACTATAACTGATACAACTCCAGCTATCTCATATACAGTAACCTTTCAAGATTATGATGGAACAATAATAGGAACAGAGCAAACTGTATCATATGGACGAGCAGCGATAGCACCAATTGACCCAATAAGGGAAGGATATAACTTTACAGGCTGGGACAAGGAATTTAAAAATGTTACAAGTGACTTAATAATAACTGCTACCTATGAAATTCCTAATTATACAGTAATCTTTAAAGACTATGATGGAACAGTAATAGGAACACAGGGTGTAACCTATGGGGGCTTCGCTGTAGCACCAACTTCACCGATAAGAGCAGGACATACTTTTGTTGGTTGGGATACAACTTTTGATAACATCACAAGTGATTTAGTAGTAACTGCTATGTATAGTTCTGATAATTATTCTGTAACCTTTAAGGATTATGATGGGACAGTAATAGGAATACCTCAGACAGTAGCTTATGGAGAGGCAGCCATAGCACCAATTGATCCAGTGAGAAATGAATATATTTTTATAGGTTGGGATAAATCTTTTAACAATGTTACTGGTGATTTAATTGTAACAGCGATGTATGCAAGTAATTACTCTACAGTGACCTTTAAGGATTATGATGGAACAGTTATAGGAACACCACAGACTGTGGCTTATGGGTCAGCAGCAGTAGCGCCATCAGAACCAACAAGAGAAGGATATAAATTTATAGGTTGGGATACGACCTTTGATAATGTTACTGGTGATTTAACGGTAACTGCCACCTATGTGATTAGTCAATATACAGTAACCTTTAGAGATTATGATGGGACCGTAATAGGAACACCTCAAACTGTAGACTATGGAGCGGTAGCAACAGCACCAACATCACCATTACGAACAGGCTTTGTTTTTGTAGGTTGGGATAAGAGTTTTGATAATATAATAAGCGATTTAACAGTAACTGCGACTTATGGAATTAGATATTATACAGTTCTCTTCAAGGATTATGATGGAACTGTAATAGGAAATGCTCAAACTGTAGCCTATGGAGAAGCAGCAGTTGCACCAACGGCTCAAAGACAAGGATATACTTTTAAAAATTGGGATAAAACCTTTGATTATATAACAGAAAATCTAGTAATAACAGCCATTTATGAGGCTAACCAATATACAGTAACATTTAAGGATTATGATGGGGTAGTAATCGGAGAAGCACAAGTTGTAAAATTTGGAGATGCTGCAGTAGCCCCAGCAGAACCAGCAAGATTAGGGTATACTTTTATAGGGTGGGATACAGCCTTTGATAAAGTGCAAGGGGATTTAATAGTAACAGCTACCTATGCGATTGATAAATTTACAGTAACCTTCAAAGATTATGATGGAACAGTAATTGGAACACCACAAACCATAGATTATGGTAAGGATGCAGTAACTCCGGAAGATCCAATTAGAGTAGGATATGAATTTACAGGTTGGGATAAAACCTTTGATAATGTTACTGAAGATTTATTTGTAACAGCAACTTATATTACAGGAAAAGCTTATACTATGGACCCAACAGCAGTAGATTCAAATACAAATGAATTTAAAAGTTTAGTTGGTTACTTTGAAAGTGGAAAAAACACTATAGTAATTAATGATGCTGCTGCAAATTTAATTATTCCAGCGAGTGTAGTAGCAGCAACTGATTTAGTAGGTGCAGAATATATCAAGGTTTCACGAAAAATTGTAAGTGGTACTAGCAAAGATACTTTAGTAGGAAAGATGCCTAAAGAGACAAGCCTCGTTGGCAATGTAATTAACTTCAAGCTACAAGTATTTGACAAAGATAATGATCTGATAAAAGATATTCACAACTTTGCTAATGAACAAAAAGTAAAGATAAGTATAAAACTTACAGGTGAAGATATAAAGGATCTATATACAGATAGGCTTTCTATGTATTACTTTGATGAAACTGAAGATACGTGGGTAGAGTTAGGTGGAAGCTTTAATAAAACAACCATGGAATTTGAATATAATACTTCCCACTTTACTAACTTTGCAGTACTGGAAAAACAACAAACTACTGCAACAGATAATTCAGGACAGGATACAACAACAAACAATAATGGACAAAGCACAACTACAAATGGTAATGGTACAACTACAACAAACGGCACAGACCAGAATACTACTAGCACAGGTGAGAACACAGCTTCATCTAATACTACATCAGGGGAAAGTACTTCATCAAATAATACAACAACTTCCTCACAAGCTACAGGAGAACAAATAGATTTACCGAAAACAGGATCAGCTATAGATTTTAGAGTTCTAATTATAATAGGTGGAGCACTTATCTTGGGCGGAGCTTTGATAGTTGGAGGAGTCTTTTTAATAAAAAGAAAATCAAAATAA
- a CDS encoding glycoside hydrolase family 43 protein, whose product MKGKSKKILSIALGISLILAIALSVFLVKAFNKEEPVLGELLSTERVTVHDPSIVRDNGKYYVFGSHKANGVSTDLASWSEVKTNINFDYSKIFAVGGKWAAHGSKNYNISGNLWAPDVIYNPEMKKWCMYMSVNGDKFYSSIALATADNIEGPYSYVGTIVYSGFVNSTLAAETDYKTATGTDVVDSNYVSGGAWNSLYGPNAIDPCVVYDKEGNLWMAYGSWFGGLFMLRLDNSTGLRDYSHTYETKKDASDKYFGIKISGGYGTSGEGSYIVYDKTTDYYYLYESYCGLNATDNFNGYHIRLFRSKDITGPYTDASGNSAICLSKTDDKTTKGIKLFGNYAFSSLKDVEFFELSADGYKSGGHNSAFIDDSDQRYLVYHTRFNGGTEAHQVRVHQQFLNEDGWPVTAVYEYLGNEISKSGYSKKSVVGDYEFVKHGLDATTGYTDMLETSKITLNSNGTISGDFTGTWEAKSDSYYCTMVINDVTYKGIFFKQFDESAAHNSVMTFSLIGSNNEAIWGSKVEQ is encoded by the coding sequence ATGAAGGGGAAATCAAAAAAAATACTATCAATTGCTTTAGGCATATCATTAATACTTGCAATTGCATTAAGTGTATTTCTAGTTAAAGCATTTAATAAAGAAGAACCTGTTCTAGGAGAACTATTAAGTACAGAAAGAGTAACAGTACATGACCCATCAATTGTAAGAGATAACGGAAAATATTATGTTTTTGGTTCACACAAAGCTAATGGAGTTTCAACAGATTTAGCTTCTTGGAGTGAAGTTAAAACAAACATCAACTTTGACTATTCAAAAATCTTCGCTGTTGGGGGCAAATGGGCTGCTCACGGAAGTAAAAACTATAATATCAGTGGAAACCTTTGGGCTCCTGATGTTATATACAATCCAGAAATGAAAAAATGGTGTATGTATATGAGTGTTAATGGTGATAAATTCTATTCATCTATTGCACTTGCAACTGCTGACAATATAGAAGGTCCATACAGCTATGTTGGAACAATAGTATATTCAGGCTTTGTTAATTCTACTTTAGCTGCTGAAACAGACTACAAAACTGCTACAGGAACAGATGTTGTAGATAGTAACTATGTATCAGGTGGAGCTTGGAATTCACTTTATGGTCCTAACGCTATTGATCCTTGCGTAGTATATGATAAAGAAGGCAACCTATGGATGGCATACGGTTCATGGTTTGGTGGACTTTTCATGTTAAGACTAGATAATTCTACAGGTTTAAGAGATTATTCTCATACTTATGAAACAAAAAAAGATGCTTCTGACAAATACTTTGGTATAAAAATTTCTGGAGGCTATGGAACTTCTGGAGAAGGTTCATATATTGTATATGATAAGACAACAGATTACTATTATTTATATGAATCTTATTGCGGTCTTAACGCTACAGATAACTTTAATGGATACCACATTCGTCTATTCAGATCAAAGGATATAACTGGTCCATATACAGATGCAAGCGGAAATTCTGCAATATGCCTAAGCAAAACTGATGATAAAACAACTAAAGGTATAAAATTATTTGGTAACTATGCATTCTCATCATTAAAGGATGTAGAATTCTTCGAACTTAGCGCAGATGGATATAAATCAGGTGGTCATAATTCAGCCTTTATCGATGATAGTGACCAAAGATATCTTGTTTACCACACAAGATTTAACGGTGGAACTGAAGCTCATCAAGTTAGAGTGCATCAACAATTCTTAAATGAAGATGGCTGGCCAGTAACTGCTGTGTATGAATACTTGGGAAATGAAATCTCTAAATCAGGTTATTCAAAAAAATCTGTTGTTGGAGATTATGAATTTGTTAAGCATGGTCTAGATGCAACTACTGGTTATACTGATATGTTAGAAACCTCTAAAATCACCTTAAATTCTAATGGAACTATTTCTGGTGATTTTACTGGAACTTGGGAAGCAAAATCTGACTCATACTACTGCACTATGGTAATTAATGACGTTACCTATAAAGGAATTTTCTTCAAGCAGTTCGATGAATCTGCTGCTCACAACAGCGTTATGACTTTCTCTTTAATAGGTTCAAACAACGAAGCTATCTGGGGATCAAAAGTTGAACAATAA
- a CDS encoding helix-turn-helix domain-containing protein — MLRIKVYEGNKKMIYENFLEENQEEEEFLQVASRFNDEGLYQYIYWRMKNDTFTTTITPVSHKVHIIYVRSGCCMYDSTLVKAGDIYVTGLNKHPIVSKFKEIAMFTVDMDFAFYYRLTGMVPSLFCDRALLIEEGNPFYQLGTKLFKLPLSYWVSIAENFIGNLLEVSEYAVNYQLKSVIQASRQLKNQKDLDVFKLSDNIDVSYRQLQRYFTSILGLTPKEYISILRFNKAFWQLKDNNFIDAALGAGYYDQSHMIREFKRMAGCTPTKFSKHKQFLAMKLANQVGK, encoded by the coding sequence ATGTTACGTATTAAAGTATATGAGGGGAATAAAAAGATGATTTATGAAAATTTTTTAGAGGAAAATCAGGAGGAGGAAGAGTTTTTACAAGTTGCATCAAGGTTTAATGATGAAGGACTTTATCAGTATATATATTGGAGAATGAAAAACGATACCTTCACTACAACTATAACTCCCGTAAGTCATAAGGTACATATTATTTATGTTAGATCTGGTTGCTGCATGTATGATAGCACCTTGGTAAAAGCGGGAGATATTTATGTAACGGGGCTTAATAAGCATCCCATAGTTAGTAAGTTTAAGGAAATTGCTATGTTTACTGTAGATATGGATTTTGCTTTTTATTATAGACTTACGGGGATGGTTCCTTCGCTTTTCTGTGACAGAGCTCTTTTAATTGAAGAAGGCAACCCATTTTACCAGTTAGGAACTAAACTTTTTAAACTTCCATTATCTTATTGGGTAAGTATTGCAGAGAACTTTATAGGTAATTTACTTGAGGTTAGTGAATATGCTGTAAATTATCAATTAAAAAGTGTAATTCAAGCATCAAGACAGCTAAAAAATCAGAAGGACTTAGACGTATTTAAGCTAAGTGATAATATTGATGTTTCTTATCGTCAGCTTCAGAGATATTTTACATCTATTCTTGGACTAACTCCAAAAGAATATATAAGTATTTTACGGTTCAATAAGGCCTTTTGGCAGCTTAAGGATAACAACTTTATAGACGCAGCTCTAGGTGCAGGATATTATGATCAATCACATATGATAAGAGAATTTAAAAGAATGGCAGGTTGTACACCAACTAAGTTTAGTAAGCATAAGCAGTTCTTAGCTATGAAGCTAGCAAACCAAGTAGGTAAATAG